In Woeseia oceani, one DNA window encodes the following:
- a CDS encoding type 1 glutamine amidotransferase, with translation MSNTEQQGQPHAAIALRIAVLETGTTRPALREAHGNYPEMLIDLISDEMPGTLFTSISVVNGDSVPDAKEYDGYVIMGSRHSVHDDFPWISALKKLSRDCAERAIPQVGICFGHQLIAEALGGRVEHSANGWIAGLQTYSVLGSQDHGDLVTVSSLAYHQEQVVEAAAGARVVLAADSCPLAGLVYEGKNAFSVQCHPEFRTAYASGLIQATSGDPLEPAFAEQALATLTTPPHRQRMARAIAAALTGDDTVSIVRALADGSPA, from the coding sequence TTGAGCAATACTGAACAACAAGGGCAGCCTCACGCAGCAATCGCATTGAGAATTGCTGTCCTTGAAACCGGGACTACCCGGCCCGCCTTGAGAGAAGCTCACGGCAATTACCCCGAAATGCTGATTGACCTGATCAGCGATGAAATGCCGGGAACGCTGTTTACCTCCATCAGTGTGGTGAACGGCGATTCGGTTCCGGACGCCAAAGAATACGACGGCTACGTCATTATGGGCTCCCGGCACAGCGTCCACGATGACTTCCCATGGATCAGCGCCCTGAAAAAGTTGTCCCGGGACTGTGCTGAGCGGGCGATTCCGCAGGTTGGCATTTGCTTCGGGCACCAGCTCATTGCCGAGGCGCTCGGTGGTCGTGTCGAACATTCCGCGAACGGCTGGATCGCCGGGCTACAAACCTATTCGGTGCTGGGCAGCCAGGACCATGGCGACCTTGTGACGGTATCAAGCCTTGCCTACCACCAGGAACAGGTGGTCGAAGCGGCCGCTGGCGCGCGTGTCGTGCTTGCCGCCGATAGCTGTCCGCTGGCAGGCCTGGTCTACGAAGGTAAAAACGCGTTCTCCGTTCAATGTCATCCGGAATTTCGCACGGCGTACGCCAGCGGTTTGATCCAGGCCACCAGCGGTGACCCGCTAGAACCCGCGTTCGCCGAACAGGCACTGGCCACTCTCACAACGCCACCTCACCGGCAGCGCATGGCGCGCGCGATTGCTGCCGCACTGACCGGCGACGATACCGTGTCCATCGTGCGGGCACTGGCCGATGGATCGCCTGCGTAA